A region of Streptomyces sp. R44 DNA encodes the following proteins:
- a CDS encoding HD family hydrolase, producing the protein MADETANAQGTAGFIFEMGVLKNAKRTGWWFTGNNNPESIAEHSFRVGVIGAVLAMMEGVDPAKVALMCLFHDTQETRIGDIPHIGRRYIDAATNQTVTADQVSAAHPAVRAGVQRVVEEYEANDTPEAIVAKDADKLECLVQAVEYRAQGNTLVQDWIDTSLNSLKTPSAQALAEAALTMSPLEWRKTFLG; encoded by the coding sequence ATGGCAGACGAGACGGCGAACGCGCAGGGTACGGCCGGGTTCATCTTCGAGATGGGCGTGCTCAAGAACGCCAAGCGGACCGGATGGTGGTTCACCGGCAACAACAATCCCGAGTCGATCGCCGAACACTCGTTCCGGGTGGGCGTCATCGGCGCCGTCCTGGCCATGATGGAGGGTGTGGACCCCGCCAAGGTCGCCTTGATGTGTCTGTTCCACGACACGCAGGAGACGCGGATCGGGGACATCCCGCACATCGGGCGCCGCTACATCGACGCCGCGACGAATCAGACGGTCACCGCCGATCAGGTGTCCGCCGCGCACCCGGCGGTGAGGGCCGGGGTGCAGCGTGTGGTGGAGGAGTACGAGGCCAACGACACGCCCGAGGCGATCGTGGCCAAGGACGCGGACAAGCTGGAGTGCCTCGTGCAGGCCGTCGAGTACCGCGCCCAGGGCAACACCCTGGTCCAGGACTGGATCGACACGTCCCTGAACAGCCTCAAGACGCCGTCCGCCCAGGCCCTCGCCGAGGCCGCGCTCACCATGTCACCGCTGGAGTGGCGCAAGACCTTCCTCGGCTGA
- a CDS encoding DUF2530 domain-containing protein, producing MAKWTPKHEAPEPLEGPVVATITGGTILWFVLFLVQVPFYGWFDDRDLTWWVWTCLAGAGLGLIGIWYVRKRDAAIKRYAAAQAAATTETTGSPESHPGTSA from the coding sequence ATGGCGAAGTGGACACCGAAGCACGAGGCACCCGAGCCCCTCGAAGGGCCGGTCGTCGCCACCATCACCGGCGGAACGATCCTCTGGTTCGTCCTCTTCCTCGTCCAGGTCCCCTTCTACGGCTGGTTCGACGACCGGGACCTCACCTGGTGGGTGTGGACGTGCCTGGCGGGGGCCGGGCTCGGCCTGATCGGCATCTGGTACGTGCGGAAGCGGGACGCGGCGATCAAGCGGTACGCGGCGGCGCAGGCGGCGGCGACCACCGAGACCACCGGAAGCCCCGAGTCGCACCCGGGCACGAGCGCGTAG
- a CDS encoding alpha/beta fold hydrolase, translated as MPHVRADDVNLAYDSVGEGEPLVLVHGSWSDRTSWQGAIEADIRASFTVIAYDRRGHGDSEAVPGQGTRRQDEDDLAALIEGLGHAPAHVAGSSFGASIVLGLAARRPELFRSITVHEPPLVGVVADDPETMAELQQTLVAFDNVLDHLRKGENEQGAHAFVEEVALGPGMWDKLPPAMRETFVRHAQTWLDEQNDPSWPELDLEGLSACTVPVQLSRGTESPAWFATVLDRLAAVLPHARHHTFEGAGHIPHVTHPEDYATAVTRFVRTATPGA; from the coding sequence ATGCCGCATGTTCGTGCCGACGACGTGAATCTCGCCTACGACTCCGTGGGCGAGGGCGAACCGCTCGTCCTCGTCCATGGTTCGTGGAGCGACCGCACGAGTTGGCAGGGGGCGATCGAGGCGGACATCCGGGCGTCCTTCACCGTGATCGCCTACGACCGGCGCGGCCACGGTGACAGCGAGGCGGTGCCGGGGCAGGGCACCCGGAGGCAGGACGAGGACGATCTCGCCGCGCTGATCGAGGGGCTCGGCCACGCCCCCGCGCACGTCGCCGGCAGTTCCTTCGGCGCGTCGATCGTCCTCGGCCTGGCGGCGCGGCGGCCGGAGCTGTTCCGCAGCATCACGGTCCACGAGCCCCCGCTGGTGGGGGTCGTGGCCGACGACCCGGAGACCATGGCGGAACTGCAGCAGACGCTCGTCGCCTTCGACAACGTCCTCGACCACCTCCGCAAGGGCGAGAACGAGCAGGGGGCGCACGCGTTCGTGGAGGAGGTGGCGCTGGGCCCCGGCATGTGGGACAAGCTCCCGCCCGCGATGCGGGAGACGTTCGTACGGCACGCCCAGACCTGGCTGGACGAGCAGAACGACCCGTCCTGGCCCGAACTGGACCTCGAAGGCCTCTCCGCCTGCACGGTCCCGGTCCAGCTGAGCCGCGGCACCGAGAGCCCGGCCTGGTTCGCGACGGTCCTCGACCGCCTGGCCGCGGTCCTGCCGCACGCCCGGCACCACACCTTCGAGGGCGCGGGCCACATCCCGCACGTCACCCACCCCGAGGACTACGCGACCGCCGTCACCCGCTTCGTCCGTACGGCGACACCGGGCGCCTGA
- the tgmA gene encoding putative ATP-grasp-modified RiPP: MFHHMDRLPTGSPLPMGHATPAPWGVQRMVPYPAMAPAWSRAEVDPDSQTARYFDQAGQVMEMPAHGTSTGTNPATNTGNPADGSSGGGSGGGDSDTGNDSDQ; the protein is encoded by the coding sequence TTGTTCCACCACATGGACCGGCTCCCGACCGGATCGCCCCTGCCCATGGGCCACGCCACCCCCGCCCCCTGGGGCGTGCAGCGCATGGTCCCGTACCCCGCCATGGCTCCGGCCTGGTCGCGGGCCGAGGTCGACCCGGACAGCCAGACCGCCCGCTACTTCGACCAGGCGGGCCAGGTCATGGAGATGCCCGCGCACGGCACCAGTACCGGCACCAACCCGGCCACCAACACCGGCAACCCGGCCGACGGGTCCAGCGGGGGCGGCTCCGGCGGCGGGGACAGCGACACCGGGAACGATTCCGACCAGTGA
- a CDS encoding NCS2 family permease: MPPSPEDQLPAGPVSGLDRYFKISERGSTVAREIRGGFATFFAMAYIIVLNPIILGSAKDMYGHQLDSGQLVTATVLTAAFTTLLMGVIGNVPIALAAGLGVNTVVALQLAPKMSWPDAMGMVVLAGIVVMLLVATGLRERVMNAVPVGLRKGIAIGIGLFIMLIGLVDSGFVSRIPDAAHTTVPLQLGGDGHLTGWPVLVFILGTLLTLALIIRKVSGAILISIVVMTIVAMVINAVATVPSWGLTTPEWPGNPVASPDFGLVGQVSLFGGFGKVGLLTGVLFVFTVLLSCFFDAMGTILGVGDEAKLIDKDGNFPGINKVLLVDGLAVASGGATSSSATTCFVESTAGVGEGARTGLASVVTGALFSVALFLTPLATMVPSQAATPALLAVGFLILAGSVKDIDWSDFTIAVPAFLAMVMMPFTYSITNGIGIGFIAFTVLRLAAGRGREVPVAMYVVSAVFVFYYAMPALGLT; this comes from the coding sequence ATGCCCCCGTCACCGGAAGACCAGCTCCCCGCGGGCCCCGTCTCCGGTCTCGACCGCTACTTCAAGATCTCCGAGCGCGGCTCGACCGTCGCCCGCGAGATCCGCGGCGGCTTCGCCACCTTCTTCGCGATGGCGTACATCATCGTGCTGAACCCGATCATCCTCGGCAGCGCCAAGGACATGTACGGGCACCAGCTCGACAGCGGTCAGCTCGTCACCGCAACCGTCCTCACGGCGGCGTTCACGACCCTCCTCATGGGTGTCATCGGCAACGTCCCGATCGCCCTGGCCGCCGGACTCGGCGTGAACACGGTCGTCGCCCTCCAGCTCGCGCCGAAGATGTCCTGGCCCGACGCCATGGGCATGGTCGTCCTCGCCGGCATCGTCGTCATGCTGCTCGTCGCCACCGGGCTGCGCGAGCGCGTCATGAACGCCGTCCCGGTCGGCCTCCGCAAGGGCATCGCCATCGGCATCGGCCTCTTCATCATGCTGATCGGCCTCGTCGACTCGGGCTTCGTCTCCCGCATCCCCGACGCCGCGCACACCACCGTCCCGCTCCAGCTCGGCGGCGACGGCCACCTCACCGGCTGGCCGGTCCTCGTCTTCATCCTGGGCACGCTGCTCACCCTCGCGCTGATCATCCGCAAGGTGTCCGGCGCGATCCTCATCTCGATCGTCGTCATGACGATCGTGGCCATGGTGATCAACGCGGTCGCGACCGTCCCCTCCTGGGGCCTCACCACCCCCGAGTGGCCCGGCAACCCGGTCGCCTCGCCCGACTTCGGTCTCGTCGGCCAGGTCAGCCTCTTCGGCGGCTTCGGCAAGGTCGGCCTCCTGACGGGCGTCCTCTTCGTCTTCACCGTGCTGCTGTCCTGCTTCTTCGACGCCATGGGCACGATCCTCGGCGTCGGCGACGAGGCCAAGCTGATCGACAAGGACGGCAACTTCCCCGGCATCAACAAGGTGCTGCTCGTCGACGGCCTCGCCGTCGCCTCCGGCGGCGCGACCTCGTCCTCCGCCACCACCTGCTTCGTGGAGTCCACGGCAGGCGTCGGCGAGGGTGCCCGCACCGGTCTCGCCTCGGTCGTGACCGGCGCGCTGTTCTCCGTGGCGCTGTTCCTCACGCCGCTCGCGACCATGGTGCCGTCGCAGGCCGCGACCCCCGCGCTGCTCGCGGTGGGCTTCCTGATCCTGGCCGGGTCGGTCAAGGACATCGACTGGAGCGACTTCACCATCGCGGTGCCGGCGTTCCTGGCCATGGTGATGATGCCGTTCACCTACTCGATCACGAACGGCATCGGCATCGGCTTCATCGCCTTCACCGTGCTGCGCCTCGCGGCCGGCCGGGGCCGTGAGGTCCCGGTGGCCATGTACGTCGTGTCGGCGGTCTTCGTCTTCTACTACGCGATGCCGGCGCTCGGCCTGACCTGA
- a CDS encoding MarR family winged helix-turn-helix transcriptional regulator — MPDLSHGTADDAAAVNALRSSVMRLGRRLKHQRVDESLSPTEMSVLGTLSLCGSATPGELARKEHVQPPSMTRIVALLEAKGLVRLEPHPDDRRQKVVSQTEQAEAMLEESRRKRNAWLASLAEGLDEDEWAKLRAAAPVLEKLAHL, encoded by the coding sequence ATGCCAGATCTGTCCCACGGCACCGCCGACGACGCCGCGGCCGTGAACGCGCTCCGCTCCTCCGTCATGCGACTGGGCCGACGCCTCAAGCACCAGCGCGTCGACGAGTCGCTGAGCCCCACCGAGATGTCGGTGCTCGGCACCCTGTCGCTCTGCGGCTCCGCCACCCCCGGTGAGCTGGCCCGCAAGGAGCACGTCCAGCCGCCGTCGATGACCCGCATCGTCGCGCTGCTCGAAGCCAAGGGACTGGTCCGGCTCGAGCCGCACCCCGACGACCGCCGGCAGAAGGTGGTCAGCCAGACCGAGCAGGCCGAAGCCATGCTCGAAGAGTCCCGCCGCAAGCGGAACGCCTGGCTGGCCTCCCTCGCCGAAGGCCTGGACGAGGACGAATGGGCGAAGCTGCGCGCGGCCGCCCCGGTCCTGGAGAAGCTCGCCCACCTTTGA
- a CDS encoding XRE family transcriptional regulator produces the protein MVKPPVRGTVAGFVLRLARESIPRTQVSMAEALAVDLGTMQGWESGRRPLANVKAGALLALRRRLGVLGADPAVVGLLDAAMDADQIIGASLEPADDIGLHPLATWVHTRDTAHMLAWALNGVAPPALTGRVTGPRRGPAAAAPLLASEDRALFFDRLRRTAEVARRPGGGTLLHRQALYLASYDRGPEAAAWTALALHARRGVLARRGWSEHWAEARSTATALARLGDPQPLLDFIERSLAGDDTAEAANLNYWAYWLGGVRLPQSDDQFMRDRQLTGWDPVTLLRGLTHGMHQAPGYVDLYAHTLWALLAAHPWLPQASPPLARDLAQRTGRLLDEGVASGRARHELDTVHYVLRDRT, from the coding sequence ATGGTGAAGCCGCCGGTACGAGGAACCGTTGCGGGATTCGTGCTGCGTCTGGCGCGCGAGAGCATCCCGCGTACGCAGGTGTCCATGGCGGAAGCGTTGGCCGTGGATCTGGGCACGATGCAGGGCTGGGAGTCGGGGCGTAGACCGCTGGCGAACGTGAAGGCCGGAGCGCTGCTGGCTCTGCGGCGTCGACTGGGTGTGCTGGGCGCGGACCCGGCGGTGGTCGGGCTCTTGGACGCGGCGATGGACGCGGACCAGATCATCGGTGCCTCGTTGGAGCCTGCGGATGACATCGGGCTGCACCCACTCGCGACCTGGGTCCACACCCGGGACACTGCTCACATGCTGGCCTGGGCCCTGAACGGAGTGGCGCCCCCGGCACTCACCGGACGGGTCACGGGTCCCCGGCGAGGTCCTGCCGCCGCCGCTCCGCTGCTGGCGTCGGAGGACAGGGCGCTGTTCTTCGACCGCCTGCGCCGCACTGCCGAGGTTGCCCGGAGACCTGGGGGTGGCACGCTGCTGCACCGGCAGGCTCTCTACCTCGCCTCGTACGACCGGGGACCGGAAGCAGCCGCGTGGACGGCGCTCGCCCTGCACGCCCGGCGGGGAGTTCTCGCCCGCCGAGGATGGTCCGAGCACTGGGCCGAGGCCCGCTCGACTGCAACGGCGCTGGCCCGTCTGGGCGATCCCCAGCCACTTCTGGACTTCATCGAGCGTTCCCTGGCCGGTGACGACACCGCTGAGGCGGCGAACCTCAACTACTGGGCGTACTGGCTGGGCGGCGTACGGCTTCCCCAGTCCGATGACCAGTTCATGCGGGACCGGCAACTGACCGGCTGGGATCCCGTCACACTCTTACGCGGACTCACGCATGGGATGCACCAAGCTCCGGGATACGTCGATCTCTACGCGCACACCCTGTGGGCCCTGCTGGCTGCCCACCCATGGCTTCCGCAGGCGTCACCACCACTGGCACGGGACCTGGCTCAGCGCACAGGCCGACTGCTGGACGAAGGTGTCGCCTCCGGAAGAGCCCGCCATGAACTCGACACCGTGCATTACGTTTTGCGTGATCGCACCTGA
- the tgmC gene encoding ATP-grasp peptide maturase system methyltransferase, whose product MNDDAILRRDLADRLAAGGHLRSAGWRRAVVQTPRHEFLRGGYFRRVDGNGPTGWEPVMPEDPAWLPAAYSDESLVTQIAGTITPGDIQGRIFRSPTSSSTMPSLVVRMLEELLLDDGMRVLEIGTGTGYSTALLCHRLGDDLVTSVEVDEDVSVRARTALGSTGHMPRLLVGDGLAGDPDGSPYDRIVATCGVLSIPPAWLAQSRPGGQILATVCGWMYSSELARLIIDADGAAHGRLLGGRISFMPARPQVPPSLGVLPDLTSGEERATALGPDALDDWTTRFVAQLAAPRAQLIRLSSDDGEGRPVLIDVAAGAWAALHRDGDDRWIVRQGGPDRLWNRIEENVARWRQDGSPSLDRFRITLTPEAQTITWPN is encoded by the coding sequence GTGAACGACGACGCGATCCTTCGACGGGACCTGGCCGACCGGCTGGCCGCAGGTGGTCACCTGCGCTCGGCCGGCTGGCGCCGGGCCGTGGTCCAAACACCTCGCCACGAGTTCCTACGCGGCGGCTACTTCCGGCGGGTCGACGGCAACGGCCCCACCGGCTGGGAGCCGGTCATGCCGGAGGACCCGGCGTGGCTCCCGGCCGCGTACTCGGACGAGTCGCTGGTGACCCAGATCGCCGGGACGATCACCCCGGGCGACATTCAGGGCCGGATCTTCCGGTCTCCGACCAGCTCCAGCACCATGCCGAGCCTCGTGGTGCGGATGCTCGAAGAGCTCCTTCTGGACGACGGCATGCGCGTCCTGGAGATCGGCACCGGTACCGGCTACTCGACCGCCCTCCTGTGTCACCGCCTCGGCGACGACCTCGTGACCTCGGTCGAGGTCGACGAGGACGTGTCCGTCCGTGCCCGCACCGCCCTCGGCAGCACGGGGCACATGCCCCGCCTGCTCGTCGGGGACGGTCTCGCCGGGGACCCGGACGGCAGCCCGTACGACCGGATCGTGGCCACCTGCGGAGTTCTGTCGATCCCACCCGCCTGGCTCGCCCAGTCCAGACCCGGCGGCCAGATCCTGGCCACCGTGTGCGGCTGGATGTACTCCTCCGAGCTCGCCCGCCTCATCATCGACGCCGACGGCGCCGCCCACGGCCGGCTCCTGGGCGGCCGCATCTCCTTCATGCCGGCCCGCCCCCAGGTCCCACCGTCCTTGGGAGTACTCCCCGATCTCACGAGCGGCGAGGAACGCGCCACCGCCCTCGGCCCGGACGCCTTGGACGACTGGACCACCCGCTTCGTCGCCCAACTCGCCGCGCCTCGGGCTCAGCTCATCCGGCTCTCCTCCGACGACGGCGAGGGGCGGCCCGTACTCATCGACGTGGCTGCGGGAGCGTGGGCCGCGCTCCACCGTGACGGCGACGATCGTTGGATCGTCCGCCAAGGCGGTCCGGACCGCCTGTGGAACCGGATCGAGGAAAACGTGGCTCGATGGCGCCAGGACGGCTCCCCCAGCCTCGACCGCTTCCGGATCACACTCACTCCGGAAGCACAGACCATCACCTGGCCGAACTGA
- a CDS encoding HAD-IC family P-type ATPase, which translates to MTQRAKIDTGGGRSEAGTATTGPPVVHRPGGLTSAEVAERVARGEVNDVPVRSSRSTTEIVRANVFTRFNAIIGVLWVIMLFVAPIQDSLFGFVIVANTGIGIIQELRAKKTLDGLAVIGEAKPTVRRDGVAAELSTSEIVLGDLIELGPGDKVVVDGEVAEADSLEIDESLLTGEADPVVKKPGDRMMSGSFVVAGGGAFTATKVGREAYAAQLAEEASRFTLVHSELRTGISTILKYVTWMMVPTAIGLVISQLVVKDDNFKDAIARTVGGIVPMIPEGLVLLTSVAFAIGVIRLGRKQCLVQELPAIEGLARVDVVCLDKTGTLTEGGMDVTEVRALNGSDETYVRKVLGALGESDPRPNASLRAIIDAYPDTVEWRCTESLPFSSARKYSGASFSEGDGEDSTWLLGAPDVLLKAGDPTLPEIDHLNEQGLRVLLLARTTRELDSPEVAADTRPTALVVLEQRLRPDAPDTLAYFADQNVATKVISGDNAVSVGAVAGKLNMPGAENTVDARHLPTAREDMAKVLDENAVFGRVTPQQKRDMVAALQSHGHTVAMTGDGVNDVLALKDADIGVSMGSGSEATRAVAQIVLLNNSFATLPSVVAEGRRVIGNITRVATLFLTKTVYSVLLAILVVVSQVEYPFLPRHLTLLSTLTIGIPAFFLALAPNKERAKPNFVRRVMRYAIPGGVVAAAATFTTYVLARHYYTGEDALGAETSAATLTLFLVSMWVLAIIARPYTWWRVALVAAMGAAFLLVLAVPWLQEFFALKLVGVTMPWTAVAIAAAGAALLELAWRWVDRRFPA; encoded by the coding sequence ATGACTCAGCGGGCGAAGATCGACACGGGCGGCGGCAGGTCCGAAGCCGGGACGGCGACGACCGGGCCGCCCGTCGTGCACCGCCCCGGAGGACTGACCTCCGCCGAGGTCGCCGAACGCGTCGCGCGCGGCGAGGTCAACGACGTACCCGTACGGAGCTCCCGCTCGACCACGGAGATCGTCCGCGCGAACGTCTTCACCCGCTTCAACGCGATCATCGGCGTGCTGTGGGTGATCATGCTGTTCGTCGCGCCGATCCAGGACAGCCTCTTCGGCTTCGTGATCGTCGCCAACACCGGCATCGGCATCATCCAGGAGCTCCGCGCCAAGAAGACCCTCGACGGTCTGGCGGTCATCGGCGAGGCGAAACCCACCGTCCGGCGCGACGGAGTGGCGGCCGAGCTGTCCACCTCGGAGATCGTCCTGGGCGACCTGATCGAGCTGGGCCCGGGCGACAAGGTCGTCGTCGACGGCGAGGTGGCGGAGGCCGACAGCCTGGAGATCGACGAGTCGCTCCTCACGGGCGAGGCGGACCCGGTGGTGAAGAAACCGGGCGACCGCATGATGTCCGGCTCGTTCGTGGTCGCCGGCGGCGGCGCGTTCACCGCCACCAAGGTCGGCCGCGAGGCGTACGCCGCCCAGCTCGCCGAGGAGGCCTCCCGCTTCACCCTGGTCCACTCCGAGCTGCGTACGGGCATCTCCACGATCCTCAAGTACGTGACGTGGATGATGGTCCCGACCGCCATCGGGCTCGTCATCAGCCAGCTCGTCGTGAAGGACGACAACTTCAAGGACGCGATCGCCCGCACGGTCGGCGGCATCGTCCCGATGATCCCCGAGGGCCTCGTCCTCCTCACCTCCGTCGCCTTCGCGATCGGCGTGATCCGCCTCGGCCGCAAGCAGTGCCTCGTGCAGGAGCTGCCGGCGATCGAGGGCCTGGCCCGGGTGGACGTGGTCTGCCTGGACAAGACGGGCACGCTCACCGAGGGCGGCATGGACGTCACGGAAGTGCGCGCCCTGAACGGATCGGACGAGACCTACGTACGCAAGGTCCTGGGCGCCCTCGGCGAGTCCGACCCCCGCCCGAACGCCTCCCTCCGGGCCATCATCGACGCCTACCCGGACACGGTGGAGTGGCGCTGCACGGAGAGCCTGCCGTTCTCCTCGGCCCGCAAGTACAGCGGGGCGTCCTTCAGCGAGGGGGACGGGGAGGACTCGACCTGGCTCCTGGGCGCCCCGGACGTCCTCCTGAAGGCGGGCGACCCGACACTCCCGGAGATCGACCACCTCAACGAGCAGGGCCTGCGGGTCCTGCTCCTGGCCCGTACGACCCGGGAACTCGACTCCCCCGAGGTGGCGGCGGACACCCGCCCCACCGCCCTGGTGGTCCTGGAACAGCGCCTGCGCCCCGACGCCCCCGACACCCTCGCCTACTTCGCCGACCAGAACGTCGCCACCAAGGTCATCTCGGGCGACAACGCGGTCTCGGTGGGAGCGGTGGCCGGAAAACTGAACATGCCGGGCGCGGAGAACACGGTGGACGCCCGGCACCTGCCCACCGCGCGGGAGGACATGGCGAAGGTCCTCGACGAGAACGCGGTCTTCGGCCGGGTCACCCCGCAGCAGAAGCGGGACATGGTCGCGGCGCTCCAGTCCCACGGCCACACGGTCGCCATGACGGGCGACGGCGTCAACGACGTCCTGGCCCTGAAGGACGCCGACATCGGCGTCTCGATGGGCTCGGGCTCGGAGGCGACGCGGGCGGTGGCGCAGATCGTCCTCCTGAACAACAGCTTCGCGACGCTCCCGTCGGTGGTGGCGGAAGGCCGCCGCGTCATCGGCAACATCACCCGAGTAGCCACCCTCTTCCTCACGAAGACGGTCTACTCGGTCCTCCTGGCGATCCTGGTGGTCGTCTCCCAGGTGGAGTACCCCTTCCTCCCCCGCCACCTGACCCTGCTCTCCACCCTCACGATCGGCATCCCGGCGTTCTTCCTCGCCCTCGCCCCCAACAAGGAACGCGCCAAGCCGAACTTCGTACGGCGGGTCATGCGGTACGCGATCCCCGGCGGCGTCGTCGCGGCGGCGGCCACCTTCACCACGTACGTGCTGGCGCGCCACTACTACACGGGCGAGGACGCCCTGGGCGCGGAGACCAGCGCGGCCACCCTCACCCTCTTCCTGGTCTCCATGTGGGTCCTCGCGATCATCGCCCGCCCCTACACCTGGTGGCGCGTCGCCCTGGTCGCCGCGATGGGAGCCGCCTTCCTCCTCGTCCTCGCCGTCCCGTGGCTCCAGGAGTTCTTCGCCCTGAAGCTGGTGGGCGTGACGATGCCCTGGACGGCGGTGGCCATCGCGGCGGCGGGCGCGGCACTGCTGGAACTCGCGTGGCGGTGGGTGGACCGGAGGTTCCCGGCGTAG
- the tgmB gene encoding ATP-grasp ribosomal peptide maturase: MTHIGPVLVVTMIDDPTADLVIGELHDRGVPVVRLDSGDFPATLSFAATLTPHGIAGTLSTPTRTADLSRVRSLYYRRPSGFTFTHLDEQDARFAVTQARYGLGGILASLPDCLYVNHPHRIGDAEFKPSGLAAALRCGFRVPPTLVTSDPVAARSFIRAQGPVLYKPLSTPLYRVDGVSCTVEVGEVTLDQIDERVAGTAHLFQHRIDKIADVRVTVIGQQVFCVRIDSGLLDWRTDYDRLNYTVVQPPPGITDALRRYLDHFGLVFGAFDFAVDRAGAWWFLECNPSGQWAWMAPETGLPMVAAMADLLERKAT; encoded by the coding sequence GTGACCCACATCGGTCCGGTGCTGGTCGTCACCATGATCGACGACCCCACGGCCGACCTGGTGATCGGAGAGCTGCACGACCGGGGCGTCCCGGTCGTGCGGCTCGACTCGGGGGACTTCCCCGCCACCCTGTCGTTCGCGGCCACCCTCACGCCTCATGGCATCGCAGGAACACTGTCCACCCCCACGCGGACCGCCGACCTCTCCCGCGTACGGTCGCTGTACTACCGTCGGCCCTCCGGCTTCACCTTCACCCACCTCGACGAACAGGACGCCCGTTTCGCGGTCACCCAGGCCCGCTACGGTCTCGGTGGCATCCTGGCCTCGCTCCCCGACTGCCTGTACGTCAACCACCCCCACCGCATCGGCGATGCCGAGTTCAAGCCCTCCGGCCTCGCGGCCGCCCTTCGGTGCGGCTTCCGGGTCCCGCCGACACTGGTCACGTCGGACCCCGTCGCCGCCCGGTCCTTCATCCGGGCCCAGGGGCCCGTTCTCTACAAGCCGTTGTCGACGCCCCTCTACCGTGTCGACGGGGTGTCCTGCACCGTCGAGGTCGGCGAGGTCACTCTGGACCAGATCGACGAGCGTGTGGCCGGCACCGCCCACCTGTTCCAGCATCGGATCGACAAGATCGCCGATGTTCGTGTGACCGTCATCGGCCAGCAGGTGTTCTGCGTACGGATCGACTCCGGGCTGCTCGACTGGCGCACGGACTACGACCGGCTCAACTACACCGTCGTCCAACCGCCGCCGGGAATCACCGACGCCCTCCGCCGCTACCTCGACCACTTCGGACTGGTCTTCGGCGCTTTCGACTTCGCGGTGGACCGTGCGGGGGCATGGTGGTTCCTGGAGTGCAACCCCTCAGGCCAGTGGGCGTGGATGGCGCCGGAGACGGGACTGCCCATGGTCGCGGCCATGGCCGACCTTCTGGAGAGGAAGGCCACGTGA